The Nitrospiria bacterium genomic interval TCATCGCGAATCGTTTCAAAATTTCCGTCGTACGGAACGGACCGACTGTTTATTGTGCCCTGACCCAAATTGTTCAGACCTCCAGTTGTATCAGCATGGGGGCATACACAAAAAGAAACATAGCGAATGAAATGATCCAGAGCGCCTGAGACAGTCCAATCCAGACCCCATAATGGAACGGATCGATCAAAGGGAAAAGCACCCGGACGATCGCGGCGACGGCCAGGACGGCAAACATCCGGGACAATCCCGCCGGAGGATCCAACACATTTCGGCCCGTGTGTCCGAGAGAAACGCGCGCCATCATGCCGATCGTCATCAGGCCGATGCCTCCGACGGTGAAGGCGTGCAGCGCCAGATACGGGGAAACATTAAAAACGAAGACGGCGGCCTTGAGCGCAAAACCGGCGACCAGCGACCCGTACGCGAGATACAGGACCCATAACAACGGTTTTTTCCACAGCCCGTGCGTATGCCACGCTGCGAGCCTCGCCCCATGAAGAACAAATAAAATCCCGGCCAGCAGGGCCACGGGCGCCTGATTGGGCATCAGGAGATCGGCGATCCAGAACACAAGGAATAGGAGCAGGCTGGAAACATCGAGCCATTTCCAATTCTTCAGTTGAACGGGGTAGCCCACGCCTCTCTCGATAAAGGTCGGGATGACCCTCCTCGCCATCGTAAAAATGAGAGCCAAAATCAGATAAAGTCCGGAGTACAACCCCCAGGACACGCCGTCCGGCAGGACACGGAGCGCGCCTAAATAGAAGGTCAAATTGCCGGCAAGCATCAGGGCCAATATCAGGAGAATACCCCAATGCTCCCGTTGTCTCGTCTTCAAAACAGGCCGGGCCGTGCTCAATAGGAGAAAAACAATGAACAGGCTGTCGGAAACGGCCGCGAGCCCAATGGGCGCCACGCCTCCGAGAAAGGGGACGATCCGACCCGCCGTCCAGAGGAGAAACAGAAGGAGGAGCGGGACACCGTTGAG includes:
- a CDS encoding NnrS family protein, whose protein sequence is MINIENRKVAGKFAFLDLGFRPFFLGAAGFAVLSILVWMGVFVFGWKIRFNGLSPVTWHAHEMIYGYGLAVVAGFLLTAVRNWTDIPTLNGVPLLLLFLLWTAGRIVPFLGGVAPIGLAAVSDSLFIVFLLLSTARPVLKTRQREHWGILLILALMLAGNLTFYLGALRVLPDGVSWGLYSGLYLILALIFTMARRVIPTFIERGVGYPVQLKNWKWLDVSSLLLFLVFWIADLLMPNQAPVALLAGILFVLHGARLAAWHTHGLWKKPLLWVLYLAYGSLVAGFALKAAVFVFNVSPYLALHAFTVGGIGLMTIGMMARVSLGHTGRNVLDPPAGLSRMFAVLAVAAIVRVLFPLIDPFHYGVWIGLSQALWIISFAMFLFVYAPMLIQLEV